The Nostoc cf. commune SO-36 genomic sequence AAGCGTCACCAGTTAAGCATTCTGAGTGCATCCGCACCATGACTGGCTCATCTTTGAAGTTATCTGGATCTCCTTTGACAATTGCAACGTGTTCTGTATTATCCAGAGTATGGCGGTAGGCGTAAATTTCAAACTGACCGAATTCACTAGGCAGTTTGGTAACAACTTCTCGATACACTAGGCGATCGTGCTGTAAGCGATAGCTAATTAAATCCGCAATACTAATAATTTTTAAATTGTGACGTTTCGCATATTCAATTAACTGCTGCAACCGCGCCATTGAACCATCGGAGTTTTGAATTTCACAAATTACCCCTGCTGGATATAGCCCTGCGAGTCTAGCTAAATCCACAGCCGCTTCTGTATGTCCTGCGCGTTTGAGTACACCTCCAGCCTTAGCCCGAATAGGAAAAATATGACCAGGACGACGTAAATCGGTAGGTTTTGTGGCTGGGTTGAGAGTAACCTGAATAGTGCGGGCGCGGTCTTCTGCGGAGATGCCTGTGGTGACACCCAATTCTGGCCCAGCATCAATACTGACAGTAAAGGCAGTTTGGTTAGTATCTGTAATGTTGCTTACCATCAAGGGTAAGTCTAGCTCGTCTAGGCGATCGCCTGTCATTGCCAAACAAATCAGTCCTCTAGCTTCCACCGCCATGAAATTAATCGTGTCGGGCGTGGCAAATTGGGCAGCACAAATTAAGTCGCCTTCATTTTCTCTATTTTCATCATCTACCACTACAATGACGCGACCAGATTTTAGGTCTGCTAAAGCGGCATCAATCGAATCAAATTTAAAAGCTTGGGTAGTATTAGGCTGTGACACAGAAAGATTTCCAGCTACCAACGTAAATTTTTTTAACAATTTCTTCTTTTTGATTGTAGCTCCTTTATAAGGCAGAGAAGTAGACTAGCAATGATTTGATAAAGTGGCAAAAATTTTTGCCATCATAAAGTGCAGCGACAGTATAAAGATAAGGGGTATGAGGGAGATGAAGAATTTACTTCCCCGACTTCCCCATCTCCCGTTTGGGGCGTTTTGTACGCTGTGCGTCTAGTCGCTGATATTGTTGATAGCTGAGAACGAATTAACTATTCATGGGATAAGGATTTTAGATCATGGGCAAATTTAGACGCGTACCCGTTGGGATTGTTGGCGCGTCGGGCTATGGCGGAGTACAGTTAGTACGACTACTGATGGATCATCCAGAAGTTGAACTGGTTTATCTAGGAGGTGAAAGCAGTATTGGGAAATCCTTCGGTGATCTCTACCCGCATTTGGCTCATGCAACTAACCTGTTAATAGAAGCAGTAGAACCAGAAATAATTGCTCACCGTTGTGAAGTAGTTTTTCTGTCTTTACCAAATGGTCTGGCTTGCCAAATTGCGCCTAAACTATTAGAAAAAGAATGTAAAGTAATAGACTTGAGTGCAGACTATCGATTCAGTAATTTGACAACTTATACAAATTGGTATGGCATTGAGAGAAGCGATCGCACCATTGCAGCTACAGCAGTTTATGGATTACCAGAACTTTATCGCGATCGCATTGCCGAAGCTCAACTCATTGGCTGTCCTGGTTCCTATCCTACTGCTAGTCTTCTTGCACTTTCGCCACTTTTAAAGCAAGGTTTAATCGTGCCAGAAACAGCTATTATCGATGCCAAGTCTGGTACATCTAGCAGTGGTCGGCAACCTCAAACCAACTTATTATTAGCTGAAGCAGACAACTCCATAGCAGCTTTCAATGTTGGTCGTCACCGTCATACCCCAGAAATTGAACAAATTTGCAGTGACTTAACTGGTCACGAATTGATGATCCAATTTACACCACATCTTGTCCCAATGGTACGCGGGATTTTGGCAACAGTATATGCAACAATGAACGATCCCGGTCTAGTGCGAGATGATTTAATCACTATTTTCTCAGCCTTCTACCGCAACTCTCCTTGGGTAAACGTCTGCGGTAGCGGCATTTACCCCCAAACCAAATGGGCTAACGGCAGCAATCTTTGTTATATCGGTATAGAAGTTGATCCGCGTACAGGTCGCGTGATTGTCATGTCGGCAATTGACAATCTCATTAAAGGACAGACGGGGCAAGCAATTCAGTGTATGAACTTAATGATGGGCTGGGATGAAACCTTAGGGTTGCCCAAATTGGGGTTTTATCCTTAATTAGGGGACAGGAGAAAGGGGAAAGGGGAAAGGGGACAGGGGACAGGAAAACTATTCCCTATTCCCTATTCCCTATTCCCTATTCCCTATTCCCTATTCCCTACTTAGGCCCTAACCCCACAGCACCAGCATAAACGGCGCGATCGCCTAGTTCATCTTCAATTCTCAGCAAGCGATTATATTTTGCTACTCGTTCGCTACGACACAGAGAACCTGTCTTGATTTGACCGGCACGAGTTGCTACGGCTAAATCAGCGATCGTTGTGTCTTCTGTTTCACCTGAACGATGGCTAATTACTGAACGGATGCTGTTGCGAGTTGCCAAATCAATTGTTTCTAAGGTTTCGGTAAGAGAACCAATTTGGTTGAGTTTAATCAAAATGGCATTAGCGGCTTTTTCCTGGATGCCTCTTTGCA encodes the following:
- the argC gene encoding N-acetyl-gamma-glutamyl-phosphate reductase produces the protein MGKFRRVPVGIVGASGYGGVQLVRLLMDHPEVELVYLGGESSIGKSFGDLYPHLAHATNLLIEAVEPEIIAHRCEVVFLSLPNGLACQIAPKLLEKECKVIDLSADYRFSNLTTYTNWYGIERSDRTIAATAVYGLPELYRDRIAEAQLIGCPGSYPTASLLALSPLLKQGLIVPETAIIDAKSGTSSSGRQPQTNLLLAEADNSIAAFNVGRHRHTPEIEQICSDLTGHELMIQFTPHLVPMVRGILATVYATMNDPGLVRDDLITIFSAFYRNSPWVNVCGSGIYPQTKWANGSNLCYIGIEVDPRTGRVIVMSAIDNLIKGQTGQAIQCMNLMMGWDETLGLPKLGFYP